CGCGTATCCCCGGTGCAGGTGGATTCTGCCTCTTCTCCTGCTTTTCGCCATCATTTTTGATATAATCGCCATCGCGGCTCAGTCCGGATGGGTGGAGGACGAAGACGCCAAGTCGCATTACGCCAGTATGTGGGATCAGTGCCGAGGACGCAATGACGTCTGGAGCTGCAAGTCTCTTATGGAGTTCTGTAAGTTTCACCAACAGTTATaacagtgtttggtgtttattcGTTAACTTTTTTCTGTTAACTGATTTGACCTAAAGCTGCGCAGGTGCCCTGGTCTCTGTCGCTTTATTAGGCTAAAACGGTGTATTATAGTGCGTAAAAGATTCACTTTTCTATCTATATGGATGTCTTTTTAGTTCTATCTGaagttaaaagtaaaaatgaagtAACTACCGCATCGAGCTGTGAGTTTAATTAACACGAACTGTTGAACACACGGAATTTCCCTCTGCTCGCCCACTGTAGGGAAGCAGCTATCTTCATAACACACGTTCGCACTTTCGATATAAATGtcagttatttttattcatatatttatttattttgtgtgtgtgtaagttttatttttagaaaacgTTTTATGTCGTTTTACACCTGACCATAGTAATAGGAGTAAAATGAAAAGTTTGCCTTTAATACTTTTTTCAATTAAACTAatttaaagtcatttaaatttaagttaaTTTACAAGAAAATGTCTGAAAGATAACTTGTTAGACCAGTAGCCagacttttgtgtttgtgtactacacaggtgtgtgtgtgtgtgtgtgtgtgtgtgtgtgtgtgtgtgtgtgtgtgtgtgtgtgtgtgtgtgtgtgtgttcaggggcCGAACGCCATTTTGTCTGTTTGCTAATCTGGATGTCTTTTAAATGTCTCTATATTCGCTGTTGTATCAGCACTATAGTGTTTACTGTGCCATTTAGATTCAAatgcctttttattttacatacaaaTGAGTCAATAGTCATTACAAACACCTATTGTTTAAGGGGTTTCTGAACTAGTTTCACAACCAACACTCAACTCAGTGCTATAAACTGTTTTAGTATTGCAGGTCAGTCCTATCAAGTagaagataacaaaaaaaaagtctgatatCGTCAGTCACACCTTTTAGCCATCTGTTTACGCTTCATCGCAGTAAACCAGGGTGTGGACACATGAGACATTTTGTATTGTACAAGTTAAAGTACAACCAGCATTAACAGTCAAATACCTGCTTGTGTTGACctcattttaaattgaattaaattgagaATTTTTCATTAAACGTTTATCTCGTATTGTTTATGTCCATTggcgtagtgtgtgtgtgtgtgtgtgtgtgtgtgtgtgtgttgagtaatGTTCTTACAGAAATCATATTATATGCTTTGCTTTTCTCAGCATGGGCTCAGGCTGTCGCTGCACTGATGATCATCggcctcatcatcctcatcgtAGCCTTTATCATCTCCTGTGTGGCGCTCTGCTGTACCCTTAATATTCCGCTCATGCCACCAATTGCATTGCTCCTCATGCTTGTTGGTAAGAACAGCTTTGAATTATGAGATATGgtctgtgtttaaataaatgtcagagaTTAACCTCTTGTCTGAGAAGatataagaaaaaaactaaacttaGTTCTGTATTACAACAAGCACATGAGGGACAATATTCATAAATAGTAGCTAAACTACTTATTTTACAACCGTACACTGGAAAAATGATGGCATCAGTCAGCACAAGTCTGAACAAGGGCAAGCCTTGTGCTCTGTCTAAGTTATTTGAGGAAGTTCTGTATCTCTGATTACCGCCCTCAGCTTTGTTATGCTGGTTCCCTGTGGGGCTAGGAGTGGTTTCTAGGTTACTGAATCACtccaaacactcacaacacGCCTCAGCCTAGACGTCAATATGGTAGTCAAAACCTGTCATGACTTTCTCTGTAGTCAGACTATTTTGTCATCACACCTTGACTGCATTGTACAACATTAACCTAGGTGGTAGAGCGGGAAGAGCCTGTCCTTGAAGAGTAATAATCATGGGTGGAGTACGCTTATCTCTCTTACTCCTGTGAGAAAGAATTGCAGCTACACACCCCAAAGGGCGAGGCAGTTACACGTATGTGCAAGACTTTCAGTCTCGTCTCAGCCCGTCCCAGCGGCGGTGGAATCGTTACTGTTTCTTTGGGCCTGGTTCTTTTTAGgaatttttaaatttgaaaagcTACTAGTATTTATGACGTGACTTTTACAGTCAGGTGTGCTACAGTCATAGCAGTCCATTGGAtcttgtttttgtaatatgatcACATAATCTTCTGCCTTGTGTCATTTCAGCAATACTCCAGATCATTGCTCTGATAATTTACCCAGTGAAATTCAACGAACAAATCTTTGAAGGAAAATATAACTACACTTGGGCGTATGGTTTTGGCTGGGGAGCCACCATCATTGTAATTGGCTGCACAGTCCTGTTCTGCTGCCTGCCCCGCTATGAAGACTATCTCACTGGCACAGCAAAGACCAAGTACATCTACACATCAGCCTAGAAGCCCTTTCTGTCCTACTATGCATCGCACAATTGCTCTCAGAACTGTCTGACTTTAATAGCAATTTTAAAGCTCCAAACAGGAATTGGCACAGCCTGCTCAAGATAGGATCAAAGTTTACTTAAAGAGAAtatgggatacatgaacagtatTTTCTGCCTTAACATGGATTATTTATAgtaacaattattttaattgcatGCTCTGCCAATACTGGTCGTAGCTGCTTTTATGTCCTTCAAGGCCACATTTCAGTTTTTGTCACTATCTTCTGATATGATTTACTTTTTCTGTTCCATGTAGACACAAAACCAGTGGGTTCTCATCAAAGCACCGGTGTAAAAATCTTACCTATAAATGCTGACTGGTTTTATCGATAAAGACCACTTTATTACAACTAACTTTGATGTGTCTTTAGCTTCTGTTTGgaataaatatgttttcagAGGCCCAATTctaataattgaataataattCATGTAGACATGCACAGACATTTTAGTAGACAGCATTGCTAAAAAAATAGTAGTTATAAATTGTAGAGTAATATTAGTATTGCAAGAATTCAATTGTTTTTGAAACCTTAATCTCATACTGACAATATAGAGAATACTTTTTAAagataatatttttatagtCTATAATGCTACTCGTCTCAGATGCTTGTATaggttgtgtgtggtgtgaatgGACTGATGAATGTTTCTGTTGCTTGAGCAAATacctttttacatttacaactttgtgtgtgtgtgtgtgtgtgtgtagatataaagatcagagagatagatagatgttaggGAAAAGTCTTCTGTAGTTCAACACTGCAAAATATTCTAAAGGGTTTCCAGGTTTTTagattgttttccttttttttcaacTAAATGTTAACACTAACATGCTGTTTTCGTATTTACggtattttaatacattttgtctAGTGCTTATTGCAAACCAATGCATAATAAAGCTCCCTTAATAAAGCACGTCTGTTTTAATACCAAGCATGGACTCTATTTTGATTCTTTGCACCATTTGTCCTTTGAGAAGTTAAAGATGAGTCTACATTAATATAtgaattgcacatttttccacatAAATGAGCTGGCAATACTTAATTCAGTTAAAA
The Tachysurus vachellii isolate PV-2020 chromosome 6, HZAU_Pvac_v1, whole genome shotgun sequence genome window above contains:
- the perp gene encoding p53 apoptosis effector related to PMP-22 translates to MFRCGIAYPRCRWILPLLLLFAIIFDIIAIAAQSGWVEDEDAKSHYASMWDQCRGRNDVWSCKSLMEFSWAQAVAALMIIGLIILIVAFIISCVALCCTLNIPLMPPIALLLMLVAILQIIALIIYPVKFNEQIFEGKYNYTWAYGFGWGATIIVIGCTVLFCCLPRYEDYLTGTAKTKYIYTSA